One genomic segment of Brassica napus cultivar Da-Ae chromosome A3, Da-Ae, whole genome shotgun sequence includes these proteins:
- the LOC106417443 gene encoding uncharacterized protein LOC106417443 — protein sequence MVRLAQQDAAQKATTDQIAALAKILAPLAANVEASTAQYRRNLFSTKRATGAAPTQTANQDVVDDDVAQTPAGLDTQTINELAVLKQSVLDINSKIHHVTTSAPQIERVLAESLRMPFTEKITKIRLRKMEKLNLPTFDGVSDPSAHVTSFNIAMRGTNLSDEEKDAGFCQLFVETLEGIALNWFTGFQENSVDSFHYLSTAFLKNYIMFTRQEATATDLWNLNHANGQSLRYFMEKFKSIVSKVEVPDYIAVESLMNTLHIKSPFQADIYRHPTRSVPDAIARSNKFIRMEEDTKAKAAKEAAGKQTPARTNDARHEPRQHSTGGKPNQKKGYMNAIDESKPSGSATVVREKGWNHWD from the coding sequence ATGGTGCGCCTTGCGCAGCAAGACGCAGCCCAGAAAGCGACGACCGACCAAATCGCGGCGCTCGCGAAGATCTTAGCTCCCCTCGCTGCGAACGTGGAAGCCTCGACGGCGCAATACCGAAGAAATCTGTTTAGCACAAAGAGAGCAACTGGAGCAGCACCAACGCAGACTGCCAACCAAGATGTCGTCGATGATGACGTGGCCCAAACCCCCGCAGGTCTTGATACGCAGACGATAAACGAGCTCGCCGTGTTGAAACAGTCGGTGCTGGATATAAACTCCAAGATTCATCATGTCACCACGTCCGCTCCTCAGATCGAGCGAGTCCTAGCAGAATCTCTCCGGATGCCATTCACCGAGAAGATAACGAAGATCCGCCTCCGAAAGATGGAAAAGCTCAACCTTCCAACCTTCGACGGTGTATCCGACCCTTCTGCTCACGTCACATCCTTCAATATCGCGATGCGAGGCACGAACCTCTCTGATGAGGAAAAAGACGCCGGCTTTTGTCAACTTttcgtcgaaaccctagaaggcATCGCTCTTAACTGGTTCACCGGTTTTCAGGAGAACTCCGTTGATAGTTTTCACTACCTCTCGACGGCTTTCCTCAAAAATTACATCATGTTCACTCGACAAGAAGCCACCGCCACGGATCTTTGGAACCTCAACCACGCAAACGGGCAGAGCTTGAGATATTTTATGGAAAAGTTCAAATCCATTGTCTCGAAAGTCGAAGTACCAGACTATATAGCCGTGGAGTCGTTGATGAACACCCTCCACATTAAGTCACCATTTCAGGCTGATATTTACCGACACCCAACGAGGTCAGTACCGGATGCCATCGCTCGATCCAATAAATTCATTCGGATGGAGGAGGATACTAAGGCTAAGGCGGCTAAAGAAGCAGCGGGGAAACAGACTCCCGCCCGGACAAATGACGCTCGTCACGAACCGCGCCAACATTCAACAGGTGGCAAGCCTAACCAGAAGAAAGGTTATATGAACGCTATAGACGAAAGCAAACCATCAGGCTCCGCCACAGTAGTGCGAGAGAAGGGGTGGAATCATTGGGATTGA